A genomic window from Gemmatimonadaceae bacterium includes:
- the lepB gene encoding signal peptidase I, which produces MAVPDQAPAAPPRRFSVLRAGWEWAKSLQLAIILFLLVRAFFVEAFKIPSGSMEGTLLVGDFLLVNKLVYGAEVPFIRKHLPAVREPALGDVVVFQWPEDRNKHFVKRLVGLPQDTLEMRAGVLWRNGEELPEPYAQRSPVTREISSDDFRWQRDYLAPAADLRGYHPTRNDWGPLVVPGRHYFVLGDNRDNSLDSRYWGFVPDSLMRGSPIFVYYSYEPDSGKALDWLTRVRWQRLGDLIH; this is translated from the coding sequence TTGGCTGTCCCCGACCAGGCTCCCGCCGCCCCCCCGCGCCGCTTCAGCGTGCTGCGGGCGGGCTGGGAATGGGCGAAGTCGCTGCAGTTGGCCATCATCCTCTTCCTGCTGGTGCGCGCCTTCTTCGTCGAGGCGTTCAAGATCCCCAGCGGCTCGATGGAAGGCACGCTGCTCGTCGGCGACTTCCTGCTCGTCAACAAGCTCGTGTACGGCGCCGAGGTGCCGTTCATCCGCAAGCATCTGCCGGCGGTGCGCGAGCCGGCGCTGGGCGACGTGGTCGTGTTCCAGTGGCCCGAGGATCGCAACAAGCACTTCGTGAAGCGCCTCGTCGGCCTGCCGCAGGACACGCTCGAGATGCGGGCCGGCGTCCTCTGGCGCAACGGCGAGGAGCTGCCGGAGCCCTACGCGCAGCGCTCGCCGGTGACGCGCGAAATTTCCAGCGACGACTTCCGCTGGCAGCGCGACTATCTCGCGCCCGCCGCCGACCTGCGCGGATATCACCCGACGCGCAATGATTGGGGACCGCTGGTCGTCCCCGGGCGGCACTACTTCGTGCTCGGCGACAATCGTGACAACTCGCTCGACAGCCGCTATTGGGGCTTCGTGCCGGATTCGCTGATGCGCGGCAGTCCGATCTTCGTGTACTACAGCTACGAACCCGACAGCGGCAAGGCGCTCGACTGGCTCACCCGCGTGCGCTGGCAGCGCCTCGGCGACTTGATTCACTGA
- a CDS encoding sigma-70 family RNA polymerase sigma factor — protein MAGASHKKPRFDEGSLDQYLRDISIYPLISREEEVSLAQRIRKNDQEALDTLVRSNLRFVVSVAKKYQNQGVALSDLINEGNLGLIRAAHKFDETKGIKFISYAVWWIRQAILQALAEQGRIVRVPLNRAGTLHKIGKRASALLQELGREATHAEIAEGMEITEEEVAKTMAISQTHLSLDAPMSPGEDSRLLDYIPDIESASPDEETFEKALADSVHEALAGLKEREAKILRLYFGLDGSEPMTLEQIGAVLNITRERVRQIKEKALSRLRHVSRARALESYLGE, from the coding sequence ATGGCTGGCGCGTCGCACAAGAAGCCTCGCTTCGACGAAGGTTCGCTCGACCAATACCTGCGGGACATCAGCATCTATCCGCTGATTTCGCGCGAGGAGGAGGTCAGCCTCGCCCAGCGCATCCGCAAGAACGACCAAGAGGCCCTCGACACGCTCGTGCGCAGCAACCTGCGCTTCGTCGTCAGCGTCGCCAAGAAGTACCAGAACCAAGGCGTGGCCCTCTCGGACCTCATCAACGAGGGCAACCTCGGCCTCATCCGCGCCGCGCATAAGTTCGACGAAACCAAGGGCATCAAGTTCATCTCGTACGCGGTGTGGTGGATCCGCCAGGCCATCCTGCAGGCGCTGGCCGAGCAGGGCCGCATCGTCCGCGTGCCGCTGAACCGCGCCGGGACGCTGCACAAGATCGGCAAGCGCGCCTCGGCGCTGCTGCAGGAGCTCGGCCGCGAGGCCACGCACGCCGAGATCGCCGAGGGAATGGAGATCACCGAGGAGGAGGTCGCCAAGACGATGGCGATCTCGCAGACCCATCTCTCGCTCGACGCGCCGATGTCGCCGGGCGAGGACAGCCGCCTGCTCGACTACATTCCCGACATCGAGAGCGCCTCGCCCGACGAGGAGACCTTCGAGAAGGCCCTCGCCGACTCGGTGCACGAAGCCCTCGCCGGCCTCAAGGAGCGCGAGGCCAAGATCCTGCGCCTGTACTTCGGGCTCGACGGCTCCGAGCCGATGACGCTGGAGCAGATCGGTGCGGTGCTGAACATCACGCGGGAGCGGGTGAGGCAGATCAAGGAGAAGGCACTCAGTCGGCTCCGTCACGTCTCACGGGCCCGCGCGCTCGAGTCGTATCTAGGAGAGTGA
- a CDS encoding YajQ family cyclic di-GMP-binding protein, translating into MPSASVIRHPSSDMAKDASFDITTSVDLQEVDNAVNQASKEIAQRYDFKDAKLATVEFKRAEGLVKLSSDTDMRLRAMWDIVQSKLIKRGVPVANLDAGEPTPGGGDTWHRDIKLKQALDGDTCKKVVAAIKEQKFKKVQASIQGDTVRVSAPDRDELQAVIAFLRTQDFKVSLSFGNYR; encoded by the coding sequence ATGCCCTCAGCATCCGTCATCCGTCATCCGTCCAGCGATATGGCCAAAGACGCATCATTCGACATCACCACCTCCGTCGACCTCCAGGAAGTCGACAACGCCGTCAACCAGGCGTCCAAGGAGATCGCGCAGCGCTACGACTTCAAGGACGCCAAGCTGGCGACCGTGGAGTTCAAGCGCGCCGAAGGCCTCGTGAAGCTCTCCTCCGACACCGATATGCGGCTGCGCGCGATGTGGGACATCGTGCAGTCCAAGCTCATCAAGCGCGGCGTGCCGGTGGCGAATCTCGATGCCGGTGAGCCCACGCCGGGCGGCGGCGACACCTGGCACCGCGACATCAAGCTCAAGCAGGCCCTCGACGGCGACACCTGCAAGAAGGTCGTCGCCGCCATCAAGGAGCAGAAGTTCAAGAAGGTGCAGGCCAGCATCCAGGGCGACACGGTGCGCGTGTCCGCGCCGGACCGCGATGAGCTGCAGGCGGTGATCGCCTTCCTCCGCACCCAGGACTTCAAGGTCTCGCTCTCCTTCGGCAACTACCGGTGA
- a CDS encoding aldehyde dehydrogenase family protein, whose translation MKTFLNYIAGAWVEPSTGKYRDNVNPADTTDVIGKFPLSAANDVAAAVASAQRGFELWKRTPAPARGDVLRRVGDILTARKEELADLMTREMGKPLAETRGDVQEGIDTAFYAATEGRRLFGHTVPSELKDKWAMSYRRPIGVAGIITPFNFPLAIPTWKIFPALVCGNAVVFKPGEDVPHTGHVFVEILLEAGLPPEVIQLVHGDGVAGAAIVEHPDVALVSFTGSTDTGSKVGETCGRLHKRLSLEMGGKNAQIVLDDAKLDLALDGVLWGAFGTTGQRCTATSRLILQDGIHDRFVAMLVERAKALKLGDGRKPGTDVGPLIHAESVSKVERYVEIGLSEGATLALGGRRATGAGLGNGFFFEPTIFTGVKPGSRLEQEEIFGPVLSVIRVKDAAEAFKVNNGVKYGLSSSLYTQDVNLAFQALQHLDNGITYVNAPTIGAEAHLPFGGVKATGNGHREGGWEVYEFYSETKVGYVDYSGSLQRAQIDNY comes from the coding sequence ATGAAGACCTTTCTCAATTACATCGCCGGGGCGTGGGTCGAGCCGTCCACCGGCAAGTATCGCGACAACGTCAATCCTGCCGATACCACGGACGTCATCGGCAAGTTCCCGCTCTCGGCGGCCAACGATGTCGCGGCCGCGGTCGCCTCGGCGCAGCGCGGGTTCGAGCTTTGGAAGCGCACGCCGGCCCCCGCACGCGGCGATGTGCTGCGCCGCGTCGGCGACATCCTCACGGCGCGCAAGGAAGAGCTTGCAGATCTGATGACCCGCGAGATGGGCAAGCCGCTGGCCGAGACCCGCGGCGACGTGCAGGAAGGCATCGACACCGCCTTCTACGCCGCTACCGAGGGGCGCCGGCTCTTCGGCCACACCGTGCCCAGCGAGCTCAAGGACAAGTGGGCGATGAGCTATCGTCGCCCGATCGGCGTCGCGGGCATCATCACGCCGTTCAACTTCCCGCTCGCCATTCCCACCTGGAAGATCTTCCCGGCGCTGGTCTGCGGGAACGCCGTCGTCTTCAAGCCCGGCGAGGACGTGCCGCACACCGGGCACGTGTTCGTCGAGATCCTGCTGGAAGCGGGCCTGCCGCCCGAGGTGATCCAGCTCGTGCACGGCGACGGAGTGGCCGGCGCGGCGATCGTCGAGCATCCGGACGTGGCGCTGGTGTCGTTCACCGGCTCCACCGACACCGGCAGCAAGGTCGGCGAGACCTGCGGGCGCCTGCACAAGCGGCTCTCGCTGGAGATGGGCGGCAAGAACGCGCAGATCGTCCTCGACGACGCCAAGCTCGACCTCGCGCTCGACGGCGTGCTCTGGGGCGCCTTCGGCACCACCGGCCAGCGTTGCACCGCCACCAGCCGCCTCATCCTGCAGGACGGCATTCACGACAGGTTCGTCGCGATGCTGGTCGAGCGCGCCAAGGCCCTGAAGCTCGGCGACGGCCGCAAGCCCGGCACCGACGTGGGCCCGCTCATCCACGCCGAGAGCGTGTCCAAGGTGGAGCGCTACGTGGAGATCGGTCTCAGCGAGGGCGCGACGCTCGCGCTCGGCGGCCGCCGCGCCACCGGCGCGGGGCTGGGCAACGGCTTTTTCTTCGAGCCCACCATCTTCACTGGCGTGAAGCCCGGCAGCCGGCTGGAGCAGGAGGAGATCTTCGGCCCCGTGCTCAGCGTGATCCGGGTGAAGGATGCCGCCGAGGCCTTCAAGGTGAACAATGGCGTGAAGTACGGCCTCTCGAGCTCGCTCTACACGCAGGACGTGAACCTGGCCTTCCAGGCCCTGCAGCACCTGGATAACGGCATCACCTACGTGAACGCCCCGACCATCGGCGCCGAGGCGCATTTGCCCTTCGGCGGGGTAAAGGCAACGGGCAACGGCCACCGCGAAGGCGGCTGGGAGGTGTATGAGTTCTATTCGGAGACGAAGGTCGGCTACGTGGACTACTCGGGCTCCCTGCAGCGCGCCCAGATCGACAATTACTGA
- a CDS encoding SpoIID/LytB domain-containing protein — protein sequence MMRRAGATLLLALAATLACVPSGPRAGGRQPMVRVALAVVPRAQAPTQLTPRGGDLVQFAGKRYRGTLRTVPTDSGVLVVNYVGLEDYLLGVVPLELGERPAAERAALEAQAIAARSYTVARLVNSRAGRGRSEHFDMVPTTSDQVYGGADVERPNASAAVRATRGLVLRYGSRVITAPYSSVCGGETANAQEAWQGTGEPYLVRVSDRVPGRGERYYCDIAPRFYWERSIAKTELDQAVARYLAAYTPVPPGGPGAVERLRVAERFPSGRVRIVELRTARGTFDVRGNDARGVLRAGGEPLPSSYFSVAPEDGPAGLVRVVIQGNGFGHGVGMCQWGAIGRARAGQSARSILRTYFPGTTIGPTPAL from the coding sequence GTGATGCGGCGCGCCGGCGCGACGCTGCTGCTCGCGCTCGCCGCCACCCTCGCCTGCGTGCCGAGCGGGCCCCGCGCCGGTGGCCGCCAACCGATGGTCCGTGTCGCGCTGGCGGTCGTGCCGCGCGCGCAGGCGCCCACCCAGCTCACGCCGCGAGGCGGCGACCTCGTGCAGTTCGCCGGCAAGCGCTACCGCGGCACGTTGCGCACGGTGCCCACCGACTCGGGTGTGCTCGTGGTCAACTACGTGGGCCTCGAGGACTACCTGCTCGGCGTGGTACCGCTGGAGCTGGGGGAGCGTCCAGCCGCTGAGCGCGCGGCGCTCGAGGCGCAGGCCATCGCCGCGCGCTCATACACGGTGGCGAGACTCGTGAATTCGCGCGCCGGCCGCGGCCGCAGCGAGCACTTCGATATGGTCCCGACGACCTCCGACCAAGTCTACGGCGGTGCCGACGTCGAGCGCCCCAACGCCTCGGCCGCCGTGCGCGCCACCCGCGGCCTCGTGCTGCGCTATGGCTCGCGGGTGATCACCGCGCCCTACTCCTCGGTCTGCGGTGGCGAGACGGCCAACGCGCAGGAGGCCTGGCAGGGCACAGGCGAGCCCTACCTCGTGCGGGTGAGCGACCGCGTGCCCGGACGCGGGGAGCGCTACTACTGCGACATCGCGCCGCGCTTCTATTGGGAGCGGAGCATCGCCAAGACCGAGCTGGACCAGGCCGTGGCCCGCTACCTCGCGGCCTACACTCCGGTGCCCCCGGGTGGGCCCGGCGCCGTCGAGCGCCTGCGCGTGGCCGAGCGCTTTCCCAGCGGCCGCGTGCGCATCGTGGAGCTGCGCACCGCCCGCGGGACCTTCGACGTGCGGGGCAACGACGCCCGCGGCGTGCTGCGCGCCGGTGGCGAGCCGTTGCCCAGTTCCTATTTTTCAGTAGCACCGGAGGACGGACCCGCTGGCCTGGTCCGCGTCGTGATCCAGGGGAACGGATTCGGACACGGCGTCGGGATGTGCCAGTGGGGGGCGATTGGCCGCGCACGCGCCGGCCAGAGTGCCCGCAGCATCCTCCGCACGTATTTTCCCGGCACGACCATCGGTCCGACTCCCGCCCTGTAG
- the larE gene encoding ATP-dependent sacrificial sulfur transferase LarE, giving the protein MPEIDSPIDAGSPDAAAPTAAQRAKEDALLAWLRAQGSVLVGFSGGVDSAYLACVAVDALGAERTLAVIGRSASYPAAQWATARAVADRFGVPVLEVDTDEMNDPQYAANPTNRCYFCKRELWSRLLPIAAERGLAAVVDGSNADDLHDHRPGAQAAREREVHSPLAALGFSKDDIRALSRARGIPTWAQPSSPCLSSRLPYGTAVTPERLRMVERAESALRALGVEGDLRVRHFGETAKVEFAREVLAEWNAEPKRAAVEAALREAGFTAVEIDPRGFRSGALNVLAGVQGAA; this is encoded by the coding sequence ATGCCCGAGATCGATTCGCCCATCGATGCTGGGTCGCCCGACGCGGCGGCCCCGACCGCCGCCCAGCGCGCGAAGGAAGACGCCCTGCTGGCGTGGCTGCGCGCGCAGGGCTCGGTGTTGGTGGGCTTCTCGGGCGGCGTGGACTCCGCATACCTCGCCTGCGTGGCCGTGGATGCGCTCGGCGCCGAGCGCACGCTGGCGGTGATCGGGCGCAGCGCCTCGTATCCGGCGGCGCAGTGGGCCACGGCGCGCGCCGTGGCAGATCGTTTCGGCGTGCCGGTGCTCGAGGTGGACACCGACGAGATGAACGACCCGCAGTACGCCGCCAATCCCACCAACCGCTGCTACTTCTGCAAGCGCGAGCTGTGGTCACGGCTGCTGCCGATTGCCGCTGAGCGCGGGCTCGCCGCCGTCGTCGACGGCAGCAACGCCGACGACCTGCACGACCATCGCCCGGGCGCGCAGGCGGCCCGTGAGCGCGAGGTACACTCGCCGCTGGCCGCGCTCGGTTTCAGCAAGGACGACATTCGTGCCCTGAGCCGCGCCCGCGGCATCCCGACCTGGGCGCAGCCGAGTTCGCCCTGCCTCTCGTCGCGACTGCCGTACGGCACGGCGGTGACGCCCGAGCGGCTGCGAATGGTGGAACGCGCCGAGTCCGCGCTGCGCGCCCTCGGTGTGGAGGGTGACCTGCGGGTGCGCCATTTCGGCGAGACCGCGAAGGTGGAATTCGCGCGCGAGGTCCTGGCGGAGTGGAACGCGGAGCCCAAGCGCGCGGCGGTGGAGGCGGCGCTGCGCGAGGCCGGGTTCACGGCAGTGGAGATCGATCCTCGAGGGTTCCGCTCGGGCGCCCTCAACGTGTTGGCCGGCGTGCAAGGAGCGGCGTGA
- a CDS encoding Gfo/Idh/MocA family oxidoreductase: MPPISTKSGPIRFGVLGLGAIAQTAHLPVLGKMRGAEIAALCDNDAAKARGIAQRFGVKNWCTDIEELLEVEGLDALVICSPNHLHEVHVLSALKAGLHVLVERPFALNARGVERLLTAAEKAGRTVAVANNHRFRHDAQTLDAFLRGGELGKLMAVRAGAYRRRGPTAPWRQRRAEAGGGAFLELGLPLLDLAGWLTDFPRVTRVSAAMERARGANAVEDAAVVMIECQGGFSVTVDTRWNYVSDEDRWWFEVIGTQGSARLSPLRITKELHGNAVDVSPSGASQRDSVTIQSYRSELAHFMSVVRGESKYEPPKDQLRVYKLLDVIYKAADEAKEIRL; the protein is encoded by the coding sequence GTGCCTCCGATCAGCACGAAGTCCGGCCCCATCCGCTTCGGCGTCCTCGGCCTCGGTGCCATCGCCCAGACAGCGCACCTGCCGGTGCTCGGCAAGATGCGCGGCGCCGAGATCGCCGCCCTCTGCGACAACGATGCCGCCAAGGCCCGCGGCATCGCCCAGCGCTTCGGCGTCAAGAACTGGTGTACGGACATCGAGGAGCTGCTTGAGGTCGAGGGTTTGGACGCCCTCGTGATCTGCTCGCCGAACCACCTGCACGAGGTGCACGTGCTCTCGGCGCTGAAGGCGGGGCTGCACGTGCTCGTGGAGCGACCCTTCGCGCTCAACGCGCGCGGCGTCGAGCGGCTGTTGACGGCCGCGGAGAAGGCGGGTCGCACCGTGGCCGTGGCCAACAACCATCGCTTTCGGCACGATGCGCAGACGCTCGATGCGTTCCTGCGTGGCGGCGAGCTCGGCAAGCTGATGGCCGTGCGCGCCGGCGCGTATCGTCGCCGCGGCCCGACGGCCCCGTGGCGTCAGCGCCGCGCGGAAGCGGGCGGCGGAGCCTTCCTCGAACTCGGCCTCCCGCTGCTCGACCTCGCCGGCTGGCTCACGGACTTCCCGCGCGTCACCCGCGTGAGCGCGGCGATGGAGCGGGCCCGCGGCGCCAATGCCGTCGAGGACGCCGCCGTCGTGATGATCGAGTGCCAGGGCGGTTTCAGCGTGACGGTAGATACGCGCTGGAACTATGTGAGCGACGAAGACCGCTGGTGGTTCGAGGTCATCGGCACGCAGGGCTCGGCTCGTCTCTCGCCGCTGCGCATCACGAAGGAGCTGCACGGCAACGCCGTCGACGTCTCCCCCAGCGGCGCCTCGCAGCGCGACTCGGTGACCATCCAGAGCTATCGGTCCGAGCTGGCGCACTTTATGTCCGTCGTGCGCGGCGAGAGCAAGTATGAGCCGCCCAAGGACCAACTGCGCGTGTACAAGCTGCTCGACGTGATTTACAAGGCGGCGGACGAGGCGAAGGAAATTCGATTGTGA
- a CDS encoding acetyltransferase, translating to MTVTLRPALPADLPLLKRWDEDPAVLESDPNDDWHWADELAKSPPWREQLIIEHDGVPVGFVQIIDPAEEDSHYWGDCGPNLRAVDIWIGEPAHRGGGVGTQAMRLAIARCFAAEDVTAIVIDPLATNTAAIRFYERLGFRFVERRLFGEDDCFVMRLEDGRLKTEE from the coding sequence ATGACCGTCACTCTCCGCCCTGCCCTGCCCGCCGACCTCCCGCTGCTCAAGCGCTGGGACGAGGATCCGGCCGTGCTGGAGTCCGACCCCAACGACGATTGGCACTGGGCAGACGAGCTCGCGAAGTCACCGCCCTGGCGCGAGCAGCTCATCATCGAGCACGACGGCGTCCCGGTGGGCTTCGTCCAGATCATCGACCCCGCCGAGGAGGACAGCCACTACTGGGGCGACTGCGGGCCGAACCTGCGCGCGGTGGACATCTGGATCGGCGAGCCCGCGCATCGCGGCGGCGGCGTGGGCACGCAGGCGATGCGACTCGCGATCGCACGCTGCTTCGCCGCCGAGGACGTGACCGCGATCGTCATTGACCCGCTCGCGACGAACACCGCCGCGATCCGCTTCTACGAACGGCTCGGCTTCAGGTTCGTGGAGCGCCGGCTGTTCGGGGAGGATGATTGCTTTGTGATGCGGCTTGAAGACGGAAGACTGAAGACGGAAGAGTGA
- the rimO gene encoding 30S ribosomal protein S12 methylthiotransferase RimO, translating to MRVKLVTLGCDKNTVDSERYLAQLLDHGAEQVHDAEQAELVIVNTCGFIDAAKAESIDAIVAAGRLKGAGAAQAVVAVGCMVERHKDELVDALPEVDLFLGASEMEQLVPRLRERGLLGDPVVAHPGLRVHAGGTPFVRYLKVSEGCDHGCAFCAIPLMRGKHRSFAPDDVVKEAQLLELQGAREVNLVAQDLAHYGRDLREQSVRLPELLEALLRETSIPWIRNMYLYSAGITPRLLEVIANNPRILPYLDMPIQHASDAVLERMRRPERQRTIRDKVARFREAVPGVAIRTTCIVGFPGETEADFRQLVEFLQEIQFERVGVFTYSPQEGTRGAELHDDVPEGEKLRRLEIVQELQRHITAERYESRIGSVVPALVEAAATADEPARARLPWQADDIDGVTWVATDAAAGSIIEVEVQAVVDDYDFEATFRRVLLAPPSSQPAARSRALPMMGLAASSPTTGSFGR from the coding sequence GTGAGAGTCAAGCTCGTCACGCTCGGCTGCGACAAGAACACCGTCGATTCCGAACGCTATCTCGCGCAGCTGCTCGACCACGGGGCGGAGCAGGTGCACGACGCCGAGCAGGCGGAGCTGGTCATCGTCAACACCTGCGGCTTCATCGACGCCGCCAAGGCCGAGAGCATCGACGCCATCGTTGCCGCCGGACGCCTGAAGGGCGCGGGTGCGGCGCAGGCGGTGGTCGCCGTGGGCTGTATGGTGGAGCGGCACAAGGACGAGCTCGTGGACGCCTTGCCGGAAGTCGACCTCTTCCTCGGCGCCTCGGAGATGGAGCAGCTCGTGCCCAGGCTGCGCGAGCGCGGCCTGCTCGGCGATCCGGTCGTCGCGCATCCGGGGCTTCGCGTGCACGCCGGCGGCACGCCCTTCGTGCGCTACCTCAAGGTCAGCGAAGGCTGCGACCACGGCTGTGCCTTCTGCGCCATCCCGTTGATGCGCGGCAAGCACCGCAGCTTCGCGCCGGACGACGTGGTCAAGGAAGCGCAGTTGCTCGAGCTGCAGGGCGCCCGCGAGGTGAACCTCGTGGCGCAGGACCTCGCGCACTATGGCCGCGACCTGCGCGAGCAGTCGGTGCGCCTGCCCGAGCTGCTCGAGGCGCTGCTGCGCGAGACGTCCATCCCGTGGATCCGCAATATGTACCTCTACTCGGCCGGCATCACGCCGCGCCTGCTCGAGGTCATCGCGAACAACCCGCGCATCCTGCCGTACCTCGATATGCCCATCCAGCACGCCAGCGATGCCGTGCTGGAACGGATGCGGCGTCCCGAGCGCCAGCGCACGATTCGCGACAAGGTCGCTCGCTTCCGCGAGGCGGTGCCGGGCGTGGCCATCCGCACGACCTGCATCGTCGGCTTCCCGGGCGAGACGGAAGCGGACTTCCGACAGCTGGTGGAGTTCCTGCAGGAGATCCAGTTCGAGCGCGTGGGCGTGTTCACCTACTCACCGCAGGAGGGCACCCGCGGCGCGGAGCTGCACGACGACGTCCCCGAGGGCGAGAAGCTGCGGCGCCTGGAGATCGTGCAGGAACTGCAGCGCCACATCACGGCCGAACGCTACGAGTCCCGCATCGGCAGCGTGGTGCCGGCGTTGGTCGAGGCGGCCGCCACGGCCGACGAACCGGCGCGCGCCCGTCTCCCCTGGCAGGCCGATGACATCGACGGCGTCACCTGGGTCGCGACGGACGCCGCGGCCGGCAGCATCATCGAGGTGGAAGTGCAGGCGGTCGTGGACGACTATGACTTCGAGGCGACGTTCCGCCGAGTGCTGCTTGCGCCGCCGTCATCGCAACCTGCTGCACGCAGCCGCGCGCTGCCGATGATGGGTCTCGCGGCATCGAGCCCCACGACGGGGAGCTTCGGACGGTGA
- a CDS encoding sigma-54-dependent Fis family transcriptional regulator, giving the protein MSRRVLIVDDEPGIRGALAQLLEFEGYEVKAVASGYDGIAAYEQWKPQLTFLDVKMEGIDGLETLKRIRAADPSAVVVMISGHATIQDAVGATHLGAYDILEKPLDTDRILVTLRNAIGHLDLREENDRLRQSVEKHGEIVGASPSIRALVAQIARVAPTPARVLITGENGTGKELVARALHVQSPRAKKPFIEVNCAAIPSELIESELFGHMKGSFTGAVQDRAGKFEQADGGTLFLDEIGDMSMAAQAKVLRVLQEGEVTRIGGSKVSKVDVRVLAATNKQLEEEIAAGRFREDLFYRLNVVPMQVPALRERREDIPMLVQHFLDRLSVESGLPPRPVDPAAMERLAALDWPGNVRELRNTVERLLILAVGPRITRGDADRLVGARASEGPDAALGTFEQYATYEEFKLAAERAYLEAKLRAHEWNVAETARAIDMPRSNLYKKLERHGLAREPG; this is encoded by the coding sequence GTGAGCCGCCGCGTCCTCATCGTGGACGACGAGCCCGGCATCCGCGGCGCGCTGGCGCAACTGCTGGAGTTCGAGGGCTACGAGGTGAAGGCGGTGGCCAGCGGCTACGACGGCATCGCCGCCTACGAGCAGTGGAAGCCGCAGCTCACCTTCCTCGACGTGAAGATGGAGGGCATCGACGGCCTCGAGACGCTCAAGCGCATCCGCGCCGCCGATCCCAGCGCCGTCGTCGTGATGATCTCGGGTCACGCGACCATCCAGGACGCCGTCGGCGCCACGCACCTCGGCGCGTATGACATCCTCGAGAAGCCGCTCGACACCGACCGCATCCTCGTCACGCTGCGCAACGCCATCGGGCACCTCGACCTGCGCGAGGAGAACGACCGGCTGCGGCAGTCGGTGGAGAAGCACGGCGAGATCGTGGGCGCGAGCCCGAGCATCCGCGCCCTGGTGGCGCAGATCGCGCGCGTGGCGCCGACGCCGGCGCGCGTGCTCATCACCGGCGAGAACGGCACCGGCAAGGAACTGGTGGCGCGGGCCCTGCACGTGCAGTCGCCGCGGGCCAAGAAGCCGTTCATCGAGGTGAACTGCGCCGCCATTCCCTCGGAACTCATCGAGAGCGAACTCTTCGGCCATATGAAGGGCTCGTTCACCGGGGCGGTGCAGGACCGCGCCGGCAAGTTCGAGCAGGCCGACGGCGGCACGCTGTTCCTCGACGAGATCGGCGATATGTCGATGGCGGCGCAGGCCAAGGTGCTGCGCGTGCTGCAGGAGGGCGAGGTCACGCGCATCGGCGGCAGCAAGGTGAGCAAGGTGGACGTGCGCGTGCTCGCGGCCACCAACAAGCAGTTGGAGGAGGAGATCGCGGCCGGCCGCTTCCGTGAGGACCTGTTCTACCGGCTCAACGTGGTGCCGATGCAGGTGCCGGCGCTGCGCGAGCGCCGCGAGGACATCCCGATGCTGGTCCAGCACTTTCTCGATCGCCTCTCGGTGGAGAGCGGCCTGCCGCCGCGCCCCGTGGACCCCGCCGCGATGGAGCGGCTGGCTGCGCTGGACTGGCCCGGCAACGTGCGCGAGCTGCGCAACACCGTGGAGCGGCTGTTGATCCTCGCCGTCGGCCCGCGCATCACCCGCGGCGACGCGGACCGCCTCGTCGGCGCCCGGGCCAGCGAGGGCCCCGACGCCGCCCTCGGCACCTTCGAGCAGTACGCCACGTACGAGGAGTTCAAGCTGGCCGCCGAGCGTGCGTATCTCGAGGCCAAGCTCCGCGCGCACGAGTGGAACGTGGCCGAGACGGCCCGGGCGATCGATATGCCGCGGTCCAACCTCTACAAGAAGCTGGAGCGCCACGGGCTGGCGCGGGAGCCGGGATGA